Proteins co-encoded in one Myxococcus xanthus genomic window:
- a CDS encoding non-ribosomal peptide synthetase, translating to MNLGELLAELNRRGLEVRVEGDALRLRGPKGAATAELRQALAEHKPELLELLRAHDRGQEEAPIVPVQRTGPAPLSYGQTRLWFLDRLEPGSTAYNLMLALQVEGHLDVAIVKRCFTEVIRRHEVLRTRYAEHAGVPVQIVDPEPRFDFRVLDEREVLASEPAGVEAFLQREGKRPFDLSTGPVMRVLIIERGPQGQYLQLCLHHIAADVWAQAILVREIVTLYGAFASGQPSPLPPLTLQYSDFAVWQREYLQGEVRQKLVDYWRRKLEGAPPLLELPTDHPRPKVQSNRGGEVRFEVGPQLTAALKAQSHTARTTPFVGMLSAFFVLLHRLTGREDLVLGANSINRTRTELEPLVGFFVDNLVMRVDLGGGPGFATVLERVRETVLDAFAHQDLPFDLLVEELRPARSLGFNPLFQVVFAWVRASGEAQDETGLRMRPLEFEAESSRFDLNLFVDDHGDRLSARMVFNRDLFEQGTIQHYVDCFQVLLEGLVAEPQRPVGELPVLPADVRERVLRQWNDTGTPEAEGACLHALIEAQALRTPDAVAIVVDDWELTYGELDQLSDRVAASLQDLDVGPEVVVGVYLDRSAELIVSLLAVMKAGGAFLALDADEPVDRLRHIVADARPRVVISSAKLSERLWGMGGFVTLHVDEGYRDMPAAPGQQLRRDVLPDHLAYILYTSGSTGRPKGTEITHRSIVNYLRWSVDAYRLREGTGSPVIGSVSFDGTLTSLFAPLLAGRALFLVPRGHEIDQLTSRDYPEQGFSFIKMTPSHLRAFNGLGRTREVLGRTHAVVLGGEGLHGVDLAPWREQGLPTRVINEYGPTEAAVACCFETLLPDGTPPPERVPIGRPISHMRLYILDRYLQPVPVGVPGELYIGGVGLARGYLRRPDLTAERFVPNPFDGGLEGSRLYRTGDHARYLSDGRIEYLGRQDDQLKIRGHRVETGEVEAALGRHPDVVQAAVLLQRLPSGAPRLVAYVQPQSMENGDLRAELRKSLREVLPEYMMPEVIAVLPELPLTPSGKIDRKALPPVASEAPVASALARTEARTETERQLQALFGELLGLSSVAPTDSFFELGGHSLLAVTLISRISAKLDIEVPLNEVFDRPSVESLAHWIDEHSSKVTALIRQLPACVVALKPLGHKPPLFLAPPSAGSPAVYVTLARHLDAEQPVFGFQMPGVMDDQLPPETIEDTAALYVAALRQVQPRGPYRIAGWSYGGLVVCEMARQLEALGEQVALLGLIDGAALDRLSAHDGTPQEIPAGSQLIKVLGEAQMPRDYASLRLIGEWMGISLPEAWADLLRRDTDGQYSYLWRFLRDSALTARNFLATRRSEQLYTFSSYGGSATLFRTGPVTIGGDPLVDSVRRFALAGTEVIPVPGNHMTLIMDERNVAVLAIEIQKCLDRALTLPPIAEMSRAEMPAKGLAAQLLMEVM from the coding sequence ATGAATCTGGGGGAACTGCTCGCCGAGCTGAATCGGCGGGGCCTGGAAGTCCGGGTGGAAGGCGACGCGCTGAGGCTTCGCGGACCGAAAGGCGCCGCCACCGCAGAGCTTCGGCAGGCACTGGCGGAACACAAACCCGAGTTGCTCGAACTCCTGCGTGCCCATGACCGGGGGCAGGAGGAGGCGCCCATCGTCCCGGTTCAACGCACCGGGCCCGCGCCGCTCTCCTATGGGCAGACGCGGCTGTGGTTCCTCGACCGCTTGGAGCCTGGGAGCACCGCCTACAACCTGATGCTGGCGTTGCAGGTCGAAGGGCACCTCGACGTAGCCATCGTGAAGCGCTGCTTCACCGAGGTCATCCGCCGCCACGAGGTGCTGCGCACGCGGTATGCCGAGCACGCGGGCGTCCCGGTCCAGATTGTCGACCCGGAGCCCCGGTTCGACTTCCGCGTGCTCGACGAGCGCGAGGTGCTGGCCTCCGAACCCGCGGGCGTGGAGGCCTTCCTCCAGCGAGAGGGCAAGCGGCCCTTCGACCTGTCCACGGGCCCCGTGATGCGTGTGCTCATCATCGAGCGGGGGCCCCAGGGGCAGTACCTCCAGCTCTGCTTGCACCACATCGCGGCGGACGTGTGGGCGCAGGCCATCCTCGTCCGCGAAATCGTGACGTTATATGGCGCCTTCGCCAGCGGCCAACCTTCGCCGTTGCCGCCCCTGACGCTCCAGTACTCCGACTTCGCTGTCTGGCAGCGGGAGTACCTCCAGGGCGAGGTTCGCCAGAAGCTGGTGGACTACTGGCGCAGGAAGCTGGAGGGGGCGCCTCCGCTGCTCGAGCTCCCCACGGACCATCCTCGCCCCAAGGTGCAGTCGAACCGAGGCGGCGAGGTCCGCTTCGAAGTGGGCCCCCAGCTCACCGCCGCCCTGAAGGCACAGAGCCACACGGCCCGCACCACGCCCTTCGTGGGGATGCTGAGCGCGTTCTTCGTGCTCCTGCACCGCCTCACGGGGCGTGAGGACCTGGTCCTGGGCGCGAACTCCATCAACCGGACGCGTACGGAGCTGGAGCCGTTGGTGGGCTTCTTCGTGGACAACCTGGTGATGCGGGTGGACCTCGGTGGCGGCCCGGGGTTCGCCACGGTGCTGGAGCGCGTGCGTGAGACGGTGCTCGATGCCTTCGCTCACCAGGACCTGCCCTTCGACCTGCTCGTGGAGGAGCTGAGGCCCGCGCGCAGCCTGGGCTTCAACCCGCTGTTCCAGGTCGTGTTCGCCTGGGTCCGCGCTTCCGGCGAGGCCCAGGACGAGACGGGCCTCCGCATGCGGCCGCTCGAGTTCGAGGCGGAATCATCGCGCTTCGACCTCAACCTCTTCGTGGATGACCACGGCGACCGGCTGTCGGCGCGGATGGTGTTCAACCGCGACCTCTTCGAGCAGGGCACCATCCAGCACTACGTGGACTGCTTCCAGGTGCTGCTCGAAGGGCTCGTGGCCGAGCCCCAGCGGCCGGTGGGCGAGCTGCCCGTGCTCCCCGCGGATGTCCGCGAGCGCGTGCTCCGGCAGTGGAACGACACGGGGACGCCGGAGGCGGAAGGCGCGTGCCTCCATGCGCTCATCGAGGCCCAGGCGCTGCGCACGCCGGATGCGGTGGCCATCGTCGTGGACGACTGGGAGCTGACCTACGGCGAGCTCGACCAGCTCAGCGACCGGGTCGCAGCGTCACTCCAGGATTTGGACGTGGGACCGGAGGTGGTGGTCGGCGTCTACCTGGACCGTTCGGCGGAGCTCATCGTGAGCCTGCTGGCGGTGATGAAGGCAGGGGGCGCGTTCCTCGCGCTCGACGCAGACGAGCCCGTGGACCGGCTCCGCCACATCGTGGCGGATGCCCGGCCCCGGGTGGTGATTTCTTCCGCGAAGCTGTCCGAGCGCCTCTGGGGCATGGGGGGCTTCGTCACGCTCCACGTGGACGAAGGCTACCGGGACATGCCCGCCGCGCCGGGCCAGCAGCTCCGCCGCGACGTCCTCCCCGACCACCTGGCCTACATCCTCTACACGTCAGGCTCGACGGGCCGGCCCAAGGGCACGGAAATCACGCACCGGAGCATCGTCAACTACCTGCGCTGGAGCGTGGACGCCTACCGGCTTCGCGAAGGGACGGGGAGCCCGGTGATTGGCTCCGTCAGCTTCGACGGAACGCTGACGAGCCTCTTCGCGCCGCTCCTGGCGGGCCGCGCGCTGTTCCTCGTGCCACGTGGTCACGAAATCGACCAGTTGACGTCCCGGGACTACCCCGAGCAGGGCTTCAGCTTCATCAAGATGACGCCGTCGCACCTGCGGGCCTTCAACGGCCTGGGGCGCACGCGCGAGGTGCTCGGCCGCACCCATGCGGTGGTGCTGGGCGGGGAAGGGCTGCACGGCGTGGATCTGGCCCCATGGCGGGAGCAGGGCCTCCCCACGCGCGTCATCAACGAGTACGGCCCCACCGAGGCCGCGGTGGCGTGCTGCTTCGAGACACTGCTGCCGGATGGAACACCTCCCCCGGAGCGGGTGCCCATTGGCCGGCCCATCTCGCACATGCGGTTGTACATCCTGGACCGGTACCTCCAGCCCGTGCCCGTTGGCGTACCCGGCGAGCTGTACATCGGCGGCGTCGGACTGGCCCGAGGCTACCTGCGCCGGCCGGACCTGACGGCGGAGCGCTTCGTCCCCAACCCCTTCGACGGGGGCCTGGAGGGCTCGCGGCTCTACCGCACGGGGGACCACGCCCGGTACCTCTCCGACGGCCGCATCGAATACCTGGGCCGCCAGGACGACCAGCTCAAGATTCGCGGTCACCGCGTCGAGACGGGAGAGGTGGAGGCCGCGCTGGGCCGCCATCCCGACGTCGTCCAGGCCGCGGTGCTCCTGCAGCGCCTCCCGAGCGGGGCGCCGCGCCTGGTGGCCTACGTGCAGCCCCAGTCGATGGAGAACGGTGACCTGCGGGCCGAGCTGCGCAAGTCCCTGCGTGAGGTGTTGCCCGAGTACATGATGCCGGAGGTCATCGCGGTCCTCCCGGAGCTGCCGCTGACGCCCAGCGGGAAGATTGACCGCAAGGCGCTCCCGCCCGTGGCGTCCGAGGCCCCCGTCGCCAGCGCGCTGGCCCGCACGGAAGCGCGGACCGAGACGGAGCGGCAACTCCAGGCGCTGTTCGGTGAACTCCTGGGACTGAGCTCCGTGGCGCCCACCGACAGCTTCTTCGAACTGGGAGGCCATTCGCTCCTCGCCGTCACGCTCATCTCGCGCATCTCCGCGAAGCTGGACATCGAGGTGCCCCTCAACGAGGTGTTCGACCGGCCCTCCGTGGAGTCCCTGGCGCACTGGATTGACGAACACTCCAGCAAGGTCACCGCGCTGATTCGCCAGCTTCCCGCCTGTGTGGTGGCGCTGAAGCCCCTGGGACACAAACCGCCGCTGTTCCTTGCCCCGCCGTCCGCTGGCAGTCCGGCCGTCTACGTCACCCTGGCCCGCCACCTGGACGCGGAGCAGCCCGTGTTCGGCTTCCAGATGCCTGGCGTCATGGACGACCAACTGCCACCCGAGACCATCGAGGACACCGCCGCGCTGTATGTGGCGGCCCTGCGGCAGGTCCAGCCGCGCGGGCCGTACCGGATCGCGGGCTGGTCCTACGGAGGACTCGTCGTCTGTGAAATGGCGCGGCAGCTCGAAGCGCTCGGGGAACAGGTGGCGCTGCTCGGCTTGATTGACGGCGCGGCGTTGGACCGGTTGTCCGCGCACGACGGTACCCCGCAGGAGATTCCCGCGGGCTCCCAGCTCATCAAGGTGCTGGGGGAAGCCCAGATGCCGCGGGACTATGCCAGCCTGAGATTGATAGGCGAATGGATGGGAATCAGCCTGCCCGAGGCATGGGCAGACCTGCTTCGTCGGGATACAGATGGGCAGTATTCATACCTGTGGCGTTTCTTGCGAGACAGCGCGCTGACGGCCCGGAATTTCCTGGCAACACGCCGCTCGGAGCAACTCTATACGTTCTCTTCGTATGGAGGCTCCGCCACACTTTTCAGGACGGGTCCGGTGACGATTGGAGGCGATCCGCTCGTCGACAGTGTGCGCAGATTCGCGCTCGCGGGGACGGAAGTGATACCGGTTCCGGGCAATCACATGACGCTCATCATGGATGAACGGAATGTCGCCGTGCTTGCAATTGAAATACAGAAATGTCTGGATAGGGCTTTGACGCTCCCGCCAATCGCAGAAATGTCTCGGGCGGAAATGCCAGCAAAGGGGCTGGCTGCGCAGCTCCTCATGGAGGTCATGTAA
- a CDS encoding type I polyketide synthase, translated as MAKLSTRISELPVVKLAYLASQLRSKKELLAAEPIAVVGMSCRFPGGGDLPETFWELLAEGRDATREVPASRWDVDAFYDPTPGVPGKMYTRRGAFIDGVDLFDPGFFGITPRDAKGMDPQQRLLLEECWRALERAGIPPAGLTGSRTGIFLGLMHNDYNLLGIAENMEFHSASLNYPSVAAGRISHTLGLQGPAVSVDTACSSSAVAIHLACQSLRNDESDLALAAGANLNLSPVTVMVECQNRMLAADGRCKTFDASADGFGRGEGCGVVVLKRLSDALAHGDAILGVIRGSAVTHDGRSSGMMVPNGRSQERVIRAALDSCGVEPDQVGYIEAHGTGTLLGDPIEMEALRSVFGRKGARGEPLYVGSVKTNIGHLEAAAGIAGLIKVLLALQNEAIPAHLNFERPNPNIRWDDLPVTIPTATRPWLRGDKRRIAGVSSFGFSGTNVHMVVEEAPVLARPRVDAERPAHVLTLSAKSEAALEALMEAQERALPEDPAALGDWCYTANTGRSQFEHRAAVSGATAAELRANLTRLREEKLRPAREPLRGTESPRPVFLFTGQGALRPGVGRELFETQPVFRAAVERCSKALEGLLDCSLEALLFGESSAMLLEDTRHAQPALVALEYALAELWGAWGVTPAALIGHSLGEYAAAAVAGVFSIEEALRLVVTRARLIGELLGPGAMLAVSAPLDTVNRAIAPHAGSVSLAAVNGPDDVVISGTPDAITEVEQALSSQGIQTKRLRMSYAFHSTQMEPVLKPFAEAFQGLTLSAPRIPLVSTLEGRRVGDEVSRPEYWCRQILEPVAFAKALEASREDGHRTYLELGPAPILAGIGRRTFQSEELCWLPSLRPSTGETAQLLSSVAELYMRGFDVDWAAFDAPFERRPRCLPTHPFQRERYWMDLQSPENRRGYAARDDAARGDAHSLPGTPLSLAGAKETRFAARLSRHEPAFIEEHRVLGNPVLPAACYVEMALGAAHHATSGGKPLELTAIELERALVFAEGQSQDVQTVLTPEEQGSRFEIFGQATGTADRNWARLAQGRITEGRMNPEHVALESELLQAFPRQGSVSAHYDMMARGGLEYGPSFRGIDALRFGGEGCLAHVRLPDALVIGLGDYWLHPLLLDACFQTAAAAFTDGGAQVAGEGQGRIPVAIERLRWFKRPGSSIWVHARTGARTSLSEGLASADLRILDEDGTVVAEVEGLLLKQVDRRAFQAAFSGAMQELLFELAWREQPAPSARDQVASQSGPWLLLVDSDRVADEVRTLARQRAWICVVATPGASYERVDANHYRLNPHDAAGFDRLLQDVSAPAAVAYLWGLGDRSPEALSGAVTSSTLGALHLVKAMARAGWAQPPALWMVTESAVAATPTDAVEGFAQASLWGFGRAVAIEHTEFMCRMVDLEPGSESLERLFLLMAQPPQENVLALRGGRILGARLVRPGKPPERAAPVRIRPDGVYLVTGGLGALGLETAEWLVGAGARHLLLVGRSEPTDAANARLAALTARGVGVTVARADVSRQEDVQRLVASVSERGLSLRGIIHTAGVLEDGVILHQDAERFSRVFAPKVQGALNLHRATAGMPLDLFVMYSSAASLVGVAGQSNYVAANSVLDALAHHRNRLGLPALSINWGRWAGAGMAAKSADRPEASDAASLSPEVALQVFEQLLEQGAVQVGVVPFSVSSLEAGPSPGHGPLFSELMLREQARSAAASRMHELMEELKRADGERRRALLTRYVQSRLGPLLGFAPDHEVLQKRISLNEMGLDSLRAVELKNRIGRELGVDLLMARFIDGTTLDGIVDALSTQLELKELLARAPAAEAAADIEELTV; from the coding sequence ATGGCGAAACTATCTACACGCATTTCCGAATTGCCTGTCGTCAAGCTCGCGTACCTCGCGAGCCAGCTGCGCTCGAAGAAGGAGCTGCTGGCGGCCGAGCCCATCGCCGTGGTGGGCATGTCCTGTCGCTTCCCCGGCGGAGGTGACCTGCCAGAGACGTTCTGGGAGCTGCTCGCCGAGGGCCGCGACGCGACACGGGAGGTGCCCGCCTCACGCTGGGACGTCGACGCGTTCTACGACCCCACGCCCGGTGTCCCGGGAAAGATGTACACGCGCCGAGGCGCCTTCATCGACGGCGTCGACCTGTTCGACCCTGGCTTCTTCGGCATCACGCCGCGTGATGCCAAGGGCATGGACCCACAGCAGCGCTTGTTGCTGGAGGAGTGCTGGCGAGCCTTGGAGCGCGCCGGCATCCCACCCGCCGGCCTCACCGGGAGCCGCACCGGCATCTTCCTGGGGCTGATGCACAACGACTACAACCTGCTGGGCATCGCCGAGAACATGGAGTTCCACTCGGCGTCGCTCAATTACCCGTCCGTCGCCGCGGGACGCATCTCCCACACGCTGGGCCTTCAGGGGCCCGCGGTCTCCGTGGACACGGCGTGCTCGTCGTCCGCGGTGGCCATCCACCTGGCCTGTCAGAGCCTCCGCAACGACGAGAGCGACCTCGCGCTCGCCGCGGGCGCGAACCTGAACCTCTCTCCCGTCACGGTGATGGTGGAGTGCCAGAACCGCATGCTGGCGGCGGATGGCCGCTGCAAGACGTTCGACGCCTCCGCGGACGGCTTCGGGCGCGGCGAGGGTTGCGGCGTCGTCGTGCTCAAGCGCTTGTCGGATGCGCTGGCCCATGGCGATGCCATCCTCGGCGTCATCCGGGGCTCGGCGGTCACACATGACGGCCGCAGCAGCGGGATGATGGTGCCGAACGGACGCTCGCAGGAGCGCGTCATCCGGGCGGCCCTGGATAGCTGTGGCGTGGAGCCGGACCAGGTGGGCTACATCGAGGCCCATGGGACGGGGACACTGCTCGGCGACCCCATCGAGATGGAGGCGCTGCGGTCCGTCTTCGGGCGCAAGGGCGCTCGCGGTGAGCCGCTGTACGTCGGCTCGGTGAAGACGAACATCGGGCACCTGGAGGCAGCCGCCGGTATCGCGGGGCTCATCAAGGTCCTGCTCGCCTTGCAGAACGAGGCCATCCCCGCCCACCTGAACTTCGAGCGGCCCAATCCGAACATCCGCTGGGACGACCTGCCCGTCACCATCCCCACGGCCACGCGGCCCTGGCTGCGCGGTGACAAGCGCCGTATCGCGGGCGTCAGCAGCTTCGGCTTCAGCGGCACCAACGTGCACATGGTCGTGGAGGAAGCCCCCGTGCTGGCGCGGCCCCGCGTGGACGCGGAGCGCCCGGCCCATGTGCTGACGCTGTCGGCGAAGAGCGAAGCCGCGCTCGAAGCGCTGATGGAAGCGCAGGAACGCGCGTTGCCGGAGGACCCGGCGGCGCTGGGAGACTGGTGCTACACGGCGAACACGGGCCGCTCCCAGTTCGAGCACCGCGCCGCTGTTTCGGGCGCCACGGCCGCGGAGCTGCGCGCGAACCTGACGCGGCTGCGCGAAGAGAAGCTGCGCCCAGCGCGCGAACCCCTGCGCGGAACGGAGAGCCCCCGGCCTGTCTTCCTCTTCACGGGGCAGGGCGCGCTTCGCCCTGGAGTGGGGCGGGAACTCTTCGAGACGCAGCCGGTGTTCCGGGCAGCGGTGGAGCGGTGCTCGAAGGCGCTGGAGGGCCTGCTCGATTGCAGCCTCGAAGCGCTCCTCTTCGGTGAGTCTTCCGCGATGCTTCTGGAGGACACGCGCCATGCGCAGCCCGCGCTGGTGGCTCTGGAGTATGCGCTGGCGGAGCTGTGGGGCGCCTGGGGCGTCACGCCAGCGGCCCTCATCGGGCACAGCCTGGGAGAGTATGCCGCGGCCGCTGTCGCGGGGGTGTTCAGCATCGAGGAGGCGCTGCGTCTGGTCGTGACGCGTGCGCGGCTCATCGGCGAGCTGCTGGGCCCAGGCGCGATGCTGGCGGTCTCTGCTCCGCTCGACACGGTGAACCGGGCCATCGCGCCGCACGCCGGCTCGGTCTCCCTGGCGGCGGTCAACGGCCCTGATGACGTGGTCATCTCCGGGACGCCCGACGCCATCACCGAGGTGGAGCAGGCGCTGTCGAGCCAGGGCATCCAGACGAAGCGTCTGCGGATGTCCTACGCCTTCCACTCCACGCAGATGGAGCCCGTGCTGAAGCCGTTCGCCGAGGCCTTCCAAGGGCTCACGCTGTCGGCACCGCGCATCCCGCTGGTGTCCACACTGGAGGGCCGGCGTGTCGGCGACGAGGTCTCCCGGCCCGAGTACTGGTGCCGTCAGATTCTAGAGCCCGTCGCCTTCGCCAAGGCGCTGGAGGCGTCGCGGGAGGACGGGCACCGGACCTATCTGGAGCTGGGGCCGGCGCCCATCCTGGCTGGCATTGGCCGCAGGACGTTCCAGTCGGAAGAGCTGTGCTGGCTCCCCAGCCTGCGTCCGTCCACCGGAGAGACAGCGCAGCTGCTCTCCAGCGTGGCGGAGCTGTACATGCGTGGCTTCGACGTGGATTGGGCTGCGTTCGATGCGCCTTTCGAGCGGCGCCCGCGCTGCTTGCCGACGCATCCCTTCCAACGTGAGCGCTACTGGATGGACTTGCAAAGCCCCGAGAATCGCCGGGGCTATGCGGCGCGTGACGATGCCGCGCGAGGCGATGCGCACTCCCTGCCGGGGACACCGCTGTCGCTCGCGGGGGCGAAGGAAACGCGCTTCGCGGCCCGGCTGAGCAGGCACGAGCCCGCTTTCATCGAGGAGCATCGTGTGCTGGGCAACCCAGTGCTGCCGGCCGCCTGCTACGTCGAGATGGCGCTCGGCGCCGCGCACCACGCGACGTCTGGCGGGAAACCTCTGGAGCTCACGGCCATCGAGCTGGAGCGGGCGTTGGTCTTCGCCGAGGGACAGTCACAGGACGTCCAGACGGTGCTGACGCCCGAGGAGCAGGGCTCTCGCTTCGAAATCTTCGGGCAGGCGACAGGGACGGCGGATCGGAATTGGGCCCGGCTGGCGCAGGGCCGCATCACCGAGGGCCGCATGAACCCGGAGCACGTGGCCCTGGAGTCGGAGCTGTTGCAGGCGTTCCCCCGGCAGGGCTCCGTCAGCGCGCACTACGACATGATGGCGCGCGGTGGGTTGGAGTACGGCCCTTCGTTCCGAGGCATCGATGCGCTGCGGTTCGGCGGGGAGGGATGCCTCGCCCACGTGCGGCTGCCCGATGCGCTCGTCATCGGTTTGGGGGACTACTGGCTGCATCCGTTGCTGCTCGACGCATGCTTCCAGACGGCGGCGGCGGCGTTCACGGACGGCGGCGCGCAGGTGGCGGGAGAAGGGCAGGGACGCATTCCGGTCGCCATCGAGCGGCTGCGTTGGTTCAAGCGGCCTGGGAGCAGCATCTGGGTGCACGCCCGAACCGGGGCGCGCACGTCGCTCTCGGAGGGACTGGCGAGCGCCGACCTCCGCATCCTGGACGAGGACGGCACCGTCGTCGCCGAGGTGGAAGGCCTGCTGCTGAAGCAGGTCGACCGCCGCGCGTTCCAGGCGGCCTTCTCGGGGGCGATGCAGGAACTCCTCTTCGAGCTGGCGTGGCGGGAGCAGCCCGCGCCCTCCGCGCGTGACCAGGTGGCTTCGCAGTCCGGGCCTTGGCTGTTGCTGGTGGACTCGGATCGCGTCGCGGACGAAGTCAGGACGTTGGCGCGGCAACGCGCTTGGATCTGCGTGGTGGCCACGCCCGGTGCGTCCTACGAACGCGTCGACGCGAACCACTACCGGCTGAACCCCCATGACGCGGCGGGCTTTGACCGGCTGCTCCAGGACGTCTCCGCTCCAGCGGCAGTGGCCTATCTGTGGGGGCTCGGCGACCGTTCTCCCGAGGCCCTCTCCGGCGCGGTGACGTCGAGCACCTTGGGCGCGCTTCACCTCGTGAAAGCGATGGCGCGTGCCGGCTGGGCGCAGCCGCCTGCCCTCTGGATGGTGACGGAGAGCGCGGTGGCCGCCACGCCCACGGATGCGGTGGAGGGCTTTGCTCAGGCCTCCCTCTGGGGCTTCGGCCGCGCTGTGGCCATCGAGCACACGGAGTTCATGTGCCGCATGGTGGACCTGGAGCCGGGCTCCGAATCGCTGGAGCGCTTGTTCCTCCTCATGGCGCAGCCGCCGCAGGAGAACGTCTTGGCCCTGCGCGGCGGCCGGATCCTGGGCGCGCGCCTCGTGCGTCCTGGCAAGCCACCTGAACGCGCTGCCCCCGTGCGTATCCGCCCCGATGGCGTCTACCTCGTCACGGGAGGCCTCGGGGCGCTGGGGCTCGAGACTGCGGAGTGGCTGGTGGGGGCCGGGGCGCGGCACCTGCTGCTGGTGGGACGGAGCGAGCCCACGGACGCGGCGAACGCTCGGCTCGCGGCGCTGACCGCCCGGGGCGTCGGCGTCACCGTCGCGCGCGCGGATGTCTCACGACAGGAGGACGTGCAGCGACTGGTGGCGAGCGTGTCAGAGCGGGGCCTGTCCCTGCGAGGCATCATCCACACGGCGGGCGTGCTGGAGGACGGCGTCATCCTGCACCAGGATGCGGAGCGCTTCTCGCGCGTGTTCGCGCCCAAGGTGCAGGGCGCGTTGAACCTGCACCGCGCCACGGCCGGGATGCCGCTGGACCTCTTCGTCATGTACTCGTCCGCGGCCTCGCTGGTGGGCGTGGCGGGACAGTCGAACTACGTGGCGGCGAACAGCGTCCTGGACGCACTGGCGCACCACCGGAACCGCCTGGGTCTGCCAGCCCTCAGCATCAACTGGGGACGGTGGGCGGGCGCGGGCATGGCCGCGAAGAGCGCGGACCGGCCGGAAGCGTCGGATGCCGCCAGCCTCTCACCCGAAGTGGCGCTCCAGGTCTTCGAACAACTGCTGGAGCAGGGGGCCGTGCAGGTGGGCGTCGTGCCCTTCAGCGTCTCCTCGCTGGAGGCGGGGCCTTCGCCCGGCCATGGCCCCTTGTTCTCCGAGCTGATGCTCCGTGAGCAGGCCCGGTCCGCGGCGGCTTCGCGGATGCATGAGCTGATGGAAGAGCTGAAGCGGGCGGACGGGGAGCGCCGGCGCGCGCTGCTGACACGGTACGTACAGAGCCGGCTGGGGCCCTTGCTGGGCTTCGCCCCGGACCACGAGGTCCTCCAGAAGAGGATTTCCTTGAACGAGATGGGGCTCGATTCGCTGCGCGCGGTCGAGCTGAAGAACCGCATTGGCCGCGAGCTGGGAGTGGACCTGCTCATGGCGCGTTTCATCGACGGCACCACGCTCGACGGGATTGTGGATGCGCTGAGCACCCAGCTCGAGCTCAAGGAGCTGCTCGCGCGTGCTCCCGCGGCGGAGGCCGCAGCCGACATCGAGGAGTTGACGGTATGA